From Anopheles funestus chromosome 3RL, idAnoFuneDA-416_04, whole genome shotgun sequence, a single genomic window includes:
- the LOC125771210 gene encoding peritrophin-1-like — protein sequence MKVPISAVLLLVGLVLADDRCPPLDDPLAPPVLLPHPTDCDKFLICSHGNAIVSKCPPGLHWHDGRKRCDYPSQAQCQPGSLVTPTPQQAPEPSPNCPEEYDPDHMVYIPHETDCTKYYICDPYGVELEQTCPSDLHWNPAVNYCDFPELAQCEE from the exons ATGAAAG TTCCAATAAGTGCGGTGCTACTGTTGGTGGGGCTTGTTTTGGCTGACGATCGCTGTCCGCCTTTAGACGATCCTCTAGCACCACCGGTTCTGCTTCCACATCCAACGGACTGTGATAAGTTTCTGATCTGCAGCCATGGCAATGCCATCGTTAGCAAGTGTCCACCCGGATTACATTGGCATGATGGACGAAAACGGTGTGACTACCCATCGCAGGCACAGTGCCAACCGGGCAGCTTAGTAACGCCAACTCCTCAGCAAGCTCCCGAACCGTCTCCAAACTGTCCCGAGGAATACGATCCCGATCATATGGTGTACATACCGCACGAAACCGATTGCACCAAGTACTACATCTGTGATCCGTACGGAGTAGAGCTCGAGCAGACCTGTCCGTCCGATTTGCACTGGAATCCAGCGGTGAATTACTGTGATTTCCCCGAGCTGGCTCAGTGTGAAGAGTAG